GGCGGCGGCTACCGCGTGCTGGCGATCGATCCCGATTACCGGCCGCCGGCCACCGAGCGGCGCGAAGTGTTCGGGGTGACCCTGGAACAGCCGCGTAACGATACCGCCATCGACCGCGGGCTGCTGGCCAATGTCCCCACCGCGGCACACAAGATTCCGCCGCCGGCGGCGCGCGACATGCTGCTCGCGCTGATCGCTCTGAAGTACACCCAGTCCAACTCGGTGTGCATCGCGTTTCGCGGCCAGACCATCGGTATCGGCGCGGGCCAGCAGTCGCGCATCCACTGCACCCAGCTCGCCGTCGACAAGGCGTGCGCCTGGCACCTGCGTTTTCACCCGGTCCTGCGCGAGGTGCGCTTTCGCCCCGGCACGCGCCGCCACGACCGCGACACCTGGATGACCCAGTACGTGGGCGGGGTGCAGGTCACCGACGATGCCTGGCTGCGCGCGCAGGTGGAGGAGATGCCGCCGCCGCTGACGGCCGAGCAGCGCGCCGAGTGGCTGGCCGGGCTCGATGGCGCGGTGCTGGCCTCGGATGGCTTCTTCCCGCATCGCGACAGCATCGACGTGGCGCGACGCTGCGGCGTACGTTACATTGTGCAGCCGGGCGGATCGCTGCGCGACGGCGACGTGATCGAGGCCTGTGACGAGCACGGGCTGGTGATGGCAATGACCGGCCTGCGCCTGTTTCACCACTAGGAGACTGCCGGATTCGACAGACTCCTGGTGGAAGGCCGGCTGGTCCGGAAGCGGCGTCCGAAGGCTACAAATTCGGGGCGCTACGAGTTGGCGGTGCGTGGTTCGCCACGGGCTGCCAACGCGCTGCCGCCGGCGAGGAGGGAAAGCAATGGGCACCAGTAATGGCACCAAGGGCAGCAACGGAATGGTTCCGGTCGCGAGCCTGGATGAAGTACGCCGCCGCGGCGTGGTGGTGACGCAGGCGGGCGACCGCTCGGTGGCGGTGTTTGCGGACGGCGCACAGATCCACGCGGTGGACAACCGCTGCCCGCACATGGGGTTTCCGCTCGACCGCGGCAGCGTCAAGGATGGCATCCTGACCTGCCACTGGCACGAGGCGCGCTTCGAATTGGCGAGCGGCTGCACCTTCGACCTGTGGGCCGACGACGCCATCTCCTACCCCACCGAGGTGCGCGGCGGCGAGGTGTGGGTGGCCACCCGCCCGCGCAGCGCGCGCGATGCCGCCTATCACCGGCTGCGCCTGCGCCGCGGCATGGAGATGGGGGTCGGGCTGGTGCAGGCCAAGAGCCTGATCAGCCTGCTCGGCGGCAATGGCGGCCTGATGCCGATCGTGGCGAGCGTGGTGGACTACGCCGCGGCCAACGTGACCAGTTTCGGCGAAGGCATGGTGCGACTCACCTGCGTCGCGCGCCTGGCGCCCTGGCTGAGCGACGAGACACTGTACCTGGGGATGAGCTACGCGGTGCGCCAACTGGCCGACGAGGCGAACGCCGGCACGGCGCGCCGGCCGCGCGACCCGCTCGCCGCGCCGGCCCCCAACGCGGCCCTGAAGGGGTGGCTCAGGCAGTGGGTGCTGACCCGACACCGCGACGCGGTCGAGCGCACCCTGCTCGCCGGCGTGGCCAACGGCATGCCGGCGGCGGAGCTGGCCGACCTGTTGTACGGCGCCGCGGCGGACCGGCTGTACGCCAACACCGGGCACCTGTTCGACGCCTGCAACAAGGCCCTGGAGCTTACCGACCTGCTCGACGGGGCCGCGCCCGACGACCTGTTGGCCCTGCTCGCTCCGGCGCTGGCCGACGCCCGCGGCGAGGAGGAGAACACCCCGTGGCACCACCCGGTGGAGATCGCCGCCGCCGTGCGCGCCGCCGAAGAACGCTTGCCCG
This region of Spirochaetaceae bacterium genomic DNA includes:
- a CDS encoding Rieske (2Fe-2S) protein codes for the protein MGTSNGTKGSNGMVPVASLDEVRRRGVVVTQAGDRSVAVFADGAQIHAVDNRCPHMGFPLDRGSVKDGILTCHWHEARFELASGCTFDLWADDAISYPTEVRGGEVWVATRPRSARDAAYHRLRLRRGMEMGVGLVQAKSLISLLGGNGGLMPIVASVVDYAAANVTSFGEGMVRLTCVARLAPWLSDETLYLGMSYAVRQLADEANAGTARRPRDPLAAPAPNAALKGWLRQWVLTRHRDAVERTLLAGVANGMPAAELADLLYGAAADRLYANTGHLFDACNKALELTDLLDGAAPDDLLALLAPALADARGEEENTPWHHPVEIAAAVRAAEERLPELLANGVRAPTGTAPTGTSTATAARTGDESAIGGAPGAAAATTPADGAPDRRGAGAMDIPHGPAAAATDTGAAGAGAGAGAGARGLLGEAAEDALVERVLGDDPLDVLAAVEEALAGGAAPAAVGAAITRAAGLRLARFATSNEVSDWFNPQHTLIFCNAVQRALLRTGGPDVVRALYQAAIAVYMDRYLNVPAAKLPAERGTASPAADDAAAAGLLDGLLAALDNRAEVERAADLTGSYLRTPAADWPAHLGRLVDRLAYATLREDLDFHTLQVLEAAATQLAARGNDRGAEQIMVGVVRNLAAHCPTQRAGYQTAVIARRLQHGEELFADDA
- a CDS encoding phosphoribosylaminoimidazolecarboxamide formyltransferase, yielding MAELRLRYGTNPHQAGARVTASGALPFTVLGGAPGYINFLDALNSWQLVREARAAAGVPAAASFKHVSPAGAALGLPLTDAERRVFAAGTGELSATAAAYARARGADRMSSYGDWVAVSDRVDVATARLLKRETSDGIIAPGYDRDALAVLRTKKGGGYRVLAIDPDYRPPATERREVFGVTLEQPRNDTAIDRGLLANVPTAAHKIPPPAARDMLLALIALKYTQSNSVCIAFRGQTIGIGAGQQSRIHCTQLAVDKACAWHLRFHPVLREVRFRPGTRRHDRDTWMTQYVGGVQVTDDAWLRAQVEEMPPPLTAEQRAEWLAGLDGAVLASDGFFPHRDSIDVARRCGVRYIVQPGGSLRDGDVIEACDEHGLVMAMTGLRLFHH